The following nucleotide sequence is from Juglans regia cultivar Chandler unplaced genomic scaffold, Walnut 2.0 Scaffold_19979, whole genome shotgun sequence.
GTAGATACAATATTAATTacatgcatctttttttttttttttttttttctggaacTATGAAACCATGCATTAAGataaaaagttcattacaaAGACGGGAAACAAAGCTACGAAcacagataaaatataatacagcCATTAGGGAGGGTCCTTGCCACTGTGAAAACTTAACAAGCAGTCCGGGATTTTGATAGTGGGTATATCTCCAAAAAAGTTATTTGAAGATGCCCATTGCGCCAAAGAATGCGCACACCGGTTCTAAGTCCGATGTATTTTGACAGCTTCCCATTTGACAAAGCTGCTAAGCATAACTTTCATGTCTCTAATCCTGCCTTCAATGGTCCAGTCTGAAATTTGTTGGAGGGGATTATTGAGAGCTGAAATCACTACCTGTGAGTCACCTTCAATGATGATATTAGGCCAATTTTTTTCAGTTGCCACTTTAATCCCTATGAAAGCTGCAAGGGCTTCACCACCATTTGGATTACACATAGGAGAGAACTCTGTTACGCCTCCTAAGAAATTCCCTAGATGGTCTCTAAAGACAGCAGTAGCAGTACTACCCGAGTCCCTTACGGCTACATCAAAAGCAATAGAAATCTGATTTATGGAAGGGGGAATCCAATTAGGATTACTGACAAAAAATTTGATGGCCCAGGCTTTTTTATGATCATGGTAGACAGATAGAGCTCTAGTTATAAAGAGATTAGTATGGATAGGGCTAGAACTGTGTGTTACTTGATTCCTATAGAACCAAAGACAATCCATAGCAATAATTGCAAACAGTTGGAAACTATGAGCTTCTTGCTGCTAAAAATGAAACTTGACAGAGGGGTCAAGAATAATCTTAATCCAGTTGAAGATATCATGATCAGCGAGAGTGTCAATGTTAACAGGCCAAGGAgattttctccaaagaattctagAGAAAGGACACTCTAGAAA
It contains:
- the LOC118345276 gene encoding uncharacterized protein LOC118345276, with protein sequence MIPSPSSADIFKDPDLRVSDLILEDPRRWNFPLLQVLFSASTENIPTFWKMLWSLKVQDRLKLMVWKIFCNILPTRSLLKSCLSLSNDQALCPICLSAEETTTHLFLECPFSRILWRKSPWPVNIDTLADHDIFNWIKIILDPSVKNQVTHSSSPIHTNLFITRALSVYHDHKKAWAIKFFVSNPNWIPPSINQISIAFDVAVRDSGSTATAVFRDHLGNFLGGVTEFSPMCNPNGGEALAAFIGIKVATEKNWPNIIIEGDSQVVISALNNPLQQISDWTIEGRIRDMKVMLSSFVKWEAVKIHRT